A region of the Myxococcus stipitatus DSM 14675 genome:
TTCCTCATCGGACGTGAGCGACTTGCCGGTGAGCACCACGACAGGGACCTGGAGCTTCTCGGCGCGCAGGCGCCGCAGCACCTCGAAGCCATCCAGGTTGGGCATCATCAAGTCCAGCACGACGAGCGACGGCGGAGACACGCGCGCCTTGAGCAGCGCGTCCTCGCCGTTGCGCGCCTCGGCGGTGCTGAAGCCGGCGCGGCGCAGGTTGCGGCTGACGAGCTCGCGCGTGGCCGCGTCGTCATCCACCACCAGCACCTCGCCCACGCCGGCCGCGGTGCCGTTGGTGGGACCCAGGCAGCGCTGCACCACCTCCACCAGCCGCTCCGGCTCCACGGGCTTGACCAGGTACTCGCACGCGCCCAGCGAGAAGCCGCGCGCGCGCTGCTCCTCCACGGAGATGAGGATGACGGGGATGCCCGCCAGCGCCGGCTCGCTCTTGAGCTGGCTGAGCACGGACCAGCCGTCCAGCTTGGGCAGGTGGATGTCCAGGAGGATGGCCTGGGGCTTGAGCTCGCGGGCGCGCTTGAGCGCGGCGATGCCGTCCTCGGCCACGACGACCTTGAAGCCCGCGGGCGCGAGCTGGCCGGTGACGAGCTGCTGGATGAGCGGGTCGTCATCCACCACCAGCACGGTGCTGCCCGGCTGGGCGACGGCGTGGAGGTGGTGGGCCACCTCCGCCACCGGCACCGCGCGCTCCACGCTGGTGGGGCCGTCGGAGGGCGCGTCCGTCATGTTGGGCAGGCGCACGGTGAAGGTGGTGCCGCGGCCCAGCGTGGACGTCACGGTGACGTTGCCGCCCAGCACGCGCGACAGCTCCCGGACGATGGCCAGGCCCAGGCCCGTGCCGCCCACCTTGCGCGTGGTGGAGCCGTCCACCTGGCGGAACTTCTCGAAGATGAAGGGCAGCTGGTCGGAGGGGATGCCGACGCCGGTGTCCTCCACCGTCATCACCACCTCCTCGCCCGCGGGCACCACGCTCAGCGCCACCTCGCCCGTCTCGGTGAACTTGGCGGCGTTGCTCAAGAGGTTGAGCATGATTTGCCGCAGCTTCAGCGCGTCGGTGCGGAGGATGCCCGCGGCCACGTCGATGTGCGTGGTGAGGGCCACGTCCTTGCCCTTGAGGTACTCCTTCACCGTGGCCATGCACTCGTCGGCCAGCTCGCGCACGTCCACGGCCTCGCTGACGACCTCCACCCGGCCCGCTTCGATCTTGGACAGGTCCAGGATGTCGTTGATGAGCGCCAGCAGCGTCTTGGCGTTCGTCTTCACGACGTTGAGGTCGCGCCGGCCGTGGGCCGTCAGGCGCGAGCCCTCCTCGCGCATCAGCAGGTCGCAGTAGCCGATGATGCCGTTGAGGGGCGTGCGGATCTCGTGGCTGAAGTTGGCCAGGAACTCGCTCTTGAGGCGGGCGGCGGCCTCGGCCTCGCGGGCGCGCTCCTCCTCGTTGCGCTTGGCCACCGCCAGCTCCTGGGCCAGCCGGTCCAGGTCCTCGTTCTGCTGGCGGATGATCTCCATCTGCAGCGCGCGCTGCTGATAGGACGCCAGCGAGCGGGCGGACACCGCGCGCGTGCGCTTGATCTCCTCCAGGCTCGCGGCCAGCTGCTTGTTGGCCGCCTCCAGCTCCGCCTTGGACGCGCGCAGCATCTCCTCGTTCTGCTTGCGCTCGGTGATGTCCTCGGTGACGCCGAGCAGGTAGCTGGCGTCGCCGGAGCCGTCCATGAGCGGCAGCTTGCGCGTGGCGAAGATGCGGTCCACGCCGCCGGCGCGCGCGACCTCCTCGAAGGCCCGCATCTTCTTGGAGGCGAGAATCTCCGAGTCGATGGTGATGAACGAGTCGGCCTGCTCCGGCGGGAAGTAGTCGTGGTCCAGCTTGCCGAGCAGCCACTCCTTGGTGACGTTGAACGCGTCGGCGAAGGTCTTGTTGACCACCACCAGCCGGCGCGTCTTCGCGTCCTTCACGAAGAGGACGAAGGGCAGCGCGTCCAGGATGTTGCCCAGGATCCAGTTGGTGCGCAGCAGCTCTTCCGTGGTGGCGTCGTGGCGCAGCTGCGCGCCCGCCAGCGGCAGCTCGCGGCGCAGCACGGGCGCCAGGCGGTTGAAGTGGTCCTCGCTGACGTAGTCGCGCGCGCCAGCGCGGGTGCTGGCCTCCAGCGTGTCGTCACTCCACTCGCGCGACAGCACCACGAAGGGCAGCTCGCGCTGCTGCTTGCGCCACAGCCCCTGCGCCTCGGCGAAGCCCAGGCCCGGCACCTCCGAGCCACAGACGACCAGCGACCAGGAGCGCGCCAGCGCGGCCTCCAGCGCGGGGAGCGTGGTGGCGCGCTCCGCGCTGGCGGTGACACCCGCGTGGCCGAGCGCCTCTTCCACGCGCTGGCACTCGCGCTCGCTGCCCACCACCAGGAGGGTGGCGGTGTCCGTCGGCGGGACGAGGGGAGAGAGGGTGTTGACCATGGTTCAGTTCGCCCCGAACACCAGCGTGGTGAGCGTGGTGTTGATGTGGAACCCTGAATAAATCTCGAAGTGCACGTTCATCCCCGCGGCGGTGGGCGCGGCCTTCAGGGTCTCCGCGAGCTGGGACACCGTGTTCGTCGCGTGCGCGTACCACATGCGCCCGCCGCAGTGGAACAGGAGCGCGGCCTGCGGGTTCTGGACGCGCCGGGGCAGCTCGTCCGTGAAGAAGCCGCGCGTCATGCCGGCCATGTCGCCCAGCCGCATCAGCTCCAGCTCCGTGCCCTCCTCCAGCAGGTTGGCGAAGAGGATGGAGCCGTCCTCATTGGGCCGCCACGCGGCGCGGATGAAGTACTCGCGGCCCACGCGCAGCGCGGTGGGGCGCACCGCGAAGCCCTGTGGCGTGCCGAACTCCAGGTCCGGCACGTCCACGCCCAGGATCTCCGCGTAGCGCTTGGCGGCGGGCCGACCGTCGATCTCCAGCGCGCGCGTGTGGCTGTCATCCACCTTGGTGATGGTGAGCCGCTCCCCGGTGGGCACGTACCAGTGCGAGCGCAGCGCGGCCCAGGGCGCGTTGGTGCGGAACAGCGCCACCAGCACCGCGTCGGTGGCCACCTCTCCGTCCACGTGCACCAGCGCGGACTGGCGCGCCGGGTCCCGGTTGTGGTCGCTGGCGCCGCCGCCCACGAGCACCAGCGTCTGGTTCTTCTCGAGGATGCCCAGCAGCAGCTCCTCTTTCTTGTAGCGGAAGCCATCGTCGATGACGAGGCCCACGCAGCGGCGCGAGTCCAGGTCCTGCTGACGCACGCCCAGCTCCTCGCACGCGCGCTTGATGGCCATCTGCCCCGCGTTGATGGCGTCCACGGACAGCCCGGTGCCCAGGCCCAGGCCGACCTCCAGGTCGCCGGTGAGCGCGGCCATCACCACGCTGCCCTCGTGGATGCCGGTGTTGTCCAGCTCGCCCGCCGTCGTCGCGCCCACCAGCCGGGTACCCTTGGGCAGCCGCTCGCGCACGGCGCGGTTGAGCGCGTACTGGTCGCGCTCCCGTGAGGCGAACATCGTCACCAGCACGGGAGGGGTGGGGCCCAGTTGGCGAAGCAGGTCCTCCGCGGCCGCAGCCGGCTCCTGGAGCGTGGTGCGAGCCGTCTGCATCTTCACTTGGGCCATGGAGGTCCTCCAGAGGTGGAGCGGCGGCTTAGAGGCCGCTCTTCGGGTGCCGGGTGTGACACGAGTCGGTGCACTGCTTGAAGGACTCTCGTCCTCCGCCGACGTACATGCTTTCGATGGGGCCGAACTTCGCGACGTGGCTGTCCGGATAGCTCTTGTGGCACGACAGGCACGCGGCCTGGCTGGTGCGCTGGATGCTTTCCTTCGTGAGGTGACAGGACGCGCACTTCTCCAGCGGCGCGCCAAAGCGGTTGGAGCGCGAGTGCACGAAGTGCGTGCGCACGAAGATGGGGCCTTCCAGCTCGAAGCCCAGCGGCGTGTGGCAGCCGGCGCACGCGGCGCGGTTGTCGTTGCCATGCAGCACCTGGGACAGCTCCCCGCCCTGGCTGTGGCACGTGTTGCACGGGCCCGTGGTGAGCTTGGCCTCCGTGCGCTGCTTGGTGCCCACCTGGATTTCGATGGTGCGCGAGGCCGGCAGGTCCTCGCCCAGGTACACGCGGCGGCCCTTCACCGTCACCAGGTACGTGCCCGGCGTGGCGTTGGCGGGAACCTTGTACTGCCACGTGTCCGTGTTGGGCCGGTCCCACAAGCCCTCTTCGGGGAAGAAGGCGCCGCGGAAGACGATGTTGGCGTAGGGCAGGATGGAGAACTGGGAGTACACCCCGTCCTCCTTCTCCGTCGCCACGGTCTGCTCGTTGACCTTCGGGTCCAGGAACGCTTCCAGGTCGATGACGGAGCGGATGGGTTGGATGTTCTGTGCGGGCCCAATGATTTGGGTCATCAACATCCGCTCCCGGTGCTTGCGGCGGTAGTACGTCGTCGTCGCATCGAAGAAGGCCCGATAGTACTGAATGCCCGCCGCGTTGAAGCCTCGGACGACGTCATTGTAGGACGGTAGACTTCCCTGGGGATGGAGCCTTTTGCCTTCCCCATCGCGAAGCGTGACTTGGAAGGTGATTTCTGACCCAGGGGCGTAGGTGCCATCCTGGCGGGGTGGGGTGCGGGCCTCCACGTCGATGCCGAAGCCGTAGGCGAACTCGGGGGCGCTCACCTGCTGCACGGGGATGGAGTAGGGCGCGAAGGGGCGCAGGCTCCAGCGCAGGCGCAGGGAGGTGGTGCGCGGGCTCAGGCTGAACGTGCGCTTCTGCGCATGCTGGTACGCGTTGCGCACCTCCAGCAGGGCCTCCTCCTCGTAGTCCCGGGCGCTGTTGCAGTCGCGGGGCGTGGTGCAGTCGTACGCCGTCTGGATGGCGCGCAGGCGGCGCACGAAGAAGTCGTCGGTGGTGCGGCGCTGGTGCTCGGCGCCGATGTTCAGCACCACGGGGGGGCCGGTGAGCACCCCGCGCGAGTCCACCGGCTCCACGATGAAGAAGCTGGGGAGGTCCATCCAGGCGGCGCCCCGGTAGAAGCGCCGGCGCGTGTAGCGGCCGGGGCCGCCCAGCAGCACGGGCTCCTCGTCCACGGGACGCAGCCCCACCCAGCCCACGCCCGCGAAGTCGCTGGTCGTGCGCAGGGCCCACATGCCGGTGTCGAACGTGGACCGCACCGACGCGCGGAGATCAATCTGGTTGATGTAGAAGGTGGAGCCCGCCCGCACGCTCAGCGGCTTGCCCTCGCCGTTGTCGACCTCCAGGGCCAGTCCAATGGGCTTGGGCGACACGGGGCGGCGCGCTGCTTCCACGTCCAGGTGCGCCGGGTCCGCCGTGGCCAGGGCGTCGTCGCCGGGTGAGCCGGCGTCCTCCGGCCCCCCGCACGCCGACAGCAACGCGGCCAGCGCGACGGTGAGCAAGGCCCGACGGGCCGTCGGGCAGCCGAGCGAGCGGGGGGTACACGCTGCGCGCTGAGACCAGGGGGCTCCAAGTCCGCCCATGGGTGACTCTCCTCGTACGTGTGGTTTCGGGCACCGCCATTGGCGCCCCGGCCAGCGAACCCTGTAGCCCGTCGTCTGGGGGGACGATGTGGGCCGGGTCTCTCCCGGTTCCGGGTTTCCCCGGTTCGAGCCTTTTTAGCCGTACGAAGAATATCTGGATTGAACAGATGCCTTCAACTTCTGGGAAAATAATCCAACATACCCATACCCGTGAAGTCTTTCTTTGTCTGGTTTCTAGCAAAATGTCGCTGGAATGACAGGG
Encoded here:
- a CDS encoding response regulator; the encoded protein is MVNTLSPLVPPTDTATLLVVGSERECQRVEEALGHAGVTASAERATTLPALEAALARSWSLVVCGSEVPGLGFAEAQGLWRKQQRELPFVVLSREWSDDTLEASTRAGARDYVSEDHFNRLAPVLRRELPLAGAQLRHDATTEELLRTNWILGNILDALPFVLFVKDAKTRRLVVVNKTFADAFNVTKEWLLGKLDHDYFPPEQADSFITIDSEILASKKMRAFEEVARAGGVDRIFATRKLPLMDGSGDASYLLGVTEDITERKQNEEMLRASKAELEAANKQLAASLEEIKRTRAVSARSLASYQQRALQMEIIRQQNEDLDRLAQELAVAKRNEEERAREAEAAARLKSEFLANFSHEIRTPLNGIIGYCDLLMREEGSRLTAHGRRDLNVVKTNAKTLLALINDILDLSKIEAGRVEVVSEAVDVRELADECMATVKEYLKGKDVALTTHIDVAAGILRTDALKLRQIMLNLLSNAAKFTETGEVALSVVPAGEEVVMTVEDTGVGIPSDQLPFIFEKFRQVDGSTTRKVGGTGLGLAIVRELSRVLGGNVTVTSTLGRGTTFTVRLPNMTDAPSDGPTSVERAVPVAEVAHHLHAVAQPGSTVLVVDDDPLIQQLVTGQLAPAGFKVVVAEDGIAALKRARELKPQAILLDIHLPKLDGWSVLSQLKSEPALAGIPVILISVEEQRARGFSLGACEYLVKPVEPERLVEVVQRCLGPTNGTAAGVGEVLVVDDDAATRELVSRNLRRAGFSTAEARNGEDALLKARVSPPSLVVLDLMMPNLDGFEVLRRLRAEKLQVPVVVLTGKSLTSDEEALLRDGFAGFVKKGGHALEDVIAQAKGLLLSQRAATAGRLPRILYVEDSAQNRDIVRRYLGGLFEVIEAEDGEHGLERATRDNPDLILMDLSLPRLDGWEATRRLRAVPSVANVPVIAVTAHAGREYQDKAHAAGCTAYLTKPLDRDQLLEMIRKHLGRSHG
- a CDS encoding FIST signal transduction protein, with the translated sequence MAQVKMQTARTTLQEPAAAAEDLLRQLGPTPPVLVTMFASRERDQYALNRAVRERLPKGTRLVGATTAGELDNTGIHEGSVVMAALTGDLEVGLGLGTGLSVDAINAGQMAIKRACEELGVRQQDLDSRRCVGLVIDDGFRYKKEELLLGILEKNQTLVLVGGGASDHNRDPARQSALVHVDGEVATDAVLVALFRTNAPWAALRSHWYVPTGERLTITKVDDSHTRALEIDGRPAAKRYAEILGVDVPDLEFGTPQGFAVRPTALRVGREYFIRAAWRPNEDGSILFANLLEEGTELELMRLGDMAGMTRGFFTDELPRRVQNPQAALLFHCGGRMWYAHATNTVSQLAETLKAAPTAAGMNVHFEIYSGFHINTTLTTLVFGAN
- a CDS encoding cytochrome c3 family protein, which encodes MGGLGAPWSQRAACTPRSLGCPTARRALLTVALAALLSACGGPEDAGSPGDDALATADPAHLDVEAARRPVSPKPIGLALEVDNGEGKPLSVRAGSTFYINQIDLRASVRSTFDTGMWALRTTSDFAGVGWVGLRPVDEEPVLLGGPGRYTRRRFYRGAAWMDLPSFFIVEPVDSRGVLTGPPVVLNIGAEHQRRTTDDFFVRRLRAIQTAYDCTTPRDCNSARDYEEEALLEVRNAYQHAQKRTFSLSPRTTSLRLRWSLRPFAPYSIPVQQVSAPEFAYGFGIDVEARTPPRQDGTYAPGSEITFQVTLRDGEGKRLHPQGSLPSYNDVVRGFNAAGIQYYRAFFDATTTYYRRKHRERMLMTQIIGPAQNIQPIRSVIDLEAFLDPKVNEQTVATEKEDGVYSQFSILPYANIVFRGAFFPEEGLWDRPNTDTWQYKVPANATPGTYLVTVKGRRVYLGEDLPASRTIEIQVGTKQRTEAKLTTGPCNTCHSQGGELSQVLHGNDNRAACAGCHTPLGFELEGPIFVRTHFVHSRSNRFGAPLEKCASCHLTKESIQRTSQAACLSCHKSYPDSHVAKFGPIESMYVGGGRESFKQCTDSCHTRHPKSGL